In a single window of the Anabas testudineus chromosome 19, fAnaTes1.2, whole genome shotgun sequence genome:
- the ace gene encoding angiotensin-converting enzyme, translating to MGTGGDRFFCSVLLLLPVLGLSGALLNSWLPGDYSDTTTDVLRFLSDYNSTAEEVLFYSVSASWNYNTNISNYNSELQVNASLDEQAFSEGWGLKAKQVFSQGTLNSLPNPEDKKLMEKIKLLGAANLPQKEREEYNTILSTMESIYSKSKVHPQPNVSWSLEPELTEIMANSRSYKKLLYAWEGWHNESGVPLKKYYPRFVELSNKASQADGFKDTGDDWRSSYESETFEQDLEELFTTIEPLYKNLHAFVRRQLYNLYGPKYINLKGPIPAHLLGNMWAQTWNNIYDMMTPFPDKPNLDVTNEMSNQGYNATHMFRVAEEFFTSLGLEEMPQEFWDESMLVKPDDREVVCHASAWDFYNRKDFRIKQCTTVTMEQLFTVHHEMGHVQYYLQYKDKPVGFRRGANPGFHEAIGDVLSLSVSTPKHLHTIKLLDSVTSDYETDINYLLKMALEKIAFLPFGYLIDQWRWGVFSGRIPTDRYNTEWWNLRTKYQGICPPTTRTEDHFDPGAKYHIPGNTPYIRYFVSFILQFQFHEKLCEAAHHTGPLHTCDIYRSAGAGAILKKVLQAGSSKPWPDILQDAIGTNKMNASSLMNYFDPVIKWLEMQNVNETLGWPDIDWVPPIPEGYPEDISKNTDEVDAKRFLDEYNKTAEVVWNAYTEASWNYNTDITEANKQAMLEKNLEMSAHTLEYGQKAREYDTTDFQDASVKRIMKKLSDIERAALPATELREYNTLLSNMETKYSVAEVCRSNGACLPLDPDLQKLMAESRDYNELLFAWKGWRDAAGKTIRQDYQRYVELANKAAKLNGHSDNGAFWRSLYETPTFEEDLETLWRELEPLYKNLHAYVRRALYKKYGPDYINLKGPIPAHLLGNMWAQSWSGIMDLAMPYPHATQVDATPAMVSQGWSPTRMFQESDAFFTSLGLLPMPPEFWSKSMLWKPTDGRQVVCHASAWDFYNRKDFRIKQCTVVTMDDLITVHHEMGHVQYFLQYKDQPVSFRDGANPGFHEAIGDVLALSVSTPKHLNSIGLLDKVESNHESDINFLMSMALDKIAFLPFGYLMDQWRWKVFDGRISSSEYNKEWWNLRMKYQGLCPPVARTEDDFDPGAKFHIPANVPYVRYFVSFIIQFQFHQALCNAANHDGPLHTCDIYKSKEAGKLLSDVMKLGFSKPWPEAMTMITGQPKMSAQPLMEYFKPLIDWLEAENNKNNDIRGWPEYDWKPSSPSKVNFLGMSVGSSAAIAGQWVLLVLGLVLLVATILLAYKYRKSRKPQKSLSTMELKQKD from the exons ATGGGCACTGGTGGGGACAGgtttttctgctctgtgctgctgttgctgccagTCTTGGGACTGTCTGGGGCTCTGCTGAACAGCTGGTTGCCAGGGGATTATTCAGACACCACGACTGATGTGCTAAGGTTTCTCAGTGACTACAACAGCACTGCTGAGGAGGTGTTATTCTACAGCGTGTCTGCCAGCTGGAACTACAACACCAACATAAGCAACTACAACTCTGAGCTTCAG GTAAATGCATCCCTCGATGAGCAGGCCTTCTCTGAGGGCTGGGGGCTGAAAGCCAAGCAGGTCTTCTCTCAAGGTACTCTCAACTCTCTGCCGAACCCTGAAGACAAGAAACTGATGGAAAAGATCAAGCTACTGGGAGCTGCTAACCTGCctcaaaaagaaagagaggag TATAACACAATTCTGAGCACCATGGAAAGTATTTATTCGAAAAGCAAGGTGCATCCACAGCCAAATGTAAGCTGGAGCCTGGAGCCTG aaCTCACAGAAATCATGGCCAACTCCAGGAGCTATAAGAAGTTGCTTTATGCCTGGGAGGGCTGGCACAATGAATCAGGTGTACCTCTCAAGAAATACTACCCCAGGTTTGTGGAGCTCAGCAACAAAGCCTCTCAAGCGGATG GATTTAAGGACACTGGAGATGACTGGCGGTCTTCTTATGAGTCTGAGACCTTTGAGCAGGATTTAGAGGAGCTCTTTACGACTATTGAGCCTCTCTACAAGAACCTGCATGCCTTTGTGCGCCGCCAGCTCTACAACCTGTACGGTCCCAAGTACATCAACCTTAAAGGCCCTATCCCAGCACATCTACTAG GAAATATGTGGGCCCAGACCTGGAACAATATATATGACATGATGACACCATTTCCTGACAAACCCAACTTGGACGTGACTAATGAAATGAGCAATCAA GGCTATAATGCCACACACATGTTTCGTGTGGCCGAGGAGTTCTTTACCTCTCTGGGTTTAGAGGAGATGCCCCAGGAGTTCTGGGATGAGTCCATGCTGGTGAAGCCTGATGATCGAGAAGTGGTTTGCCACGCATCTGCCTGGGACTTTTACAACCGCAAAGACTTTAG GATCAAGCAGTGCACCACAGTGACGATGGAGCAGCTCTTCACTGTACACCATGAGATGGGGCACGTCCAGTATTACCTGCAGTACAAGGACAAGCCTGTGGGATTCCGTCGTGGAGCTAATCCCGGTTTTCATGAAGCTATTGGCGATGTTTTGTCTCTCTCAGTTTCCACACCCAAACATCTACACACCATCAAACTGCTGGATTCAGTCACCTCTGACTATG AAACTGATATCAACTACCTGTTAAAGATGGCTCTGGAGAAGATAGCCTTCCTTCCCTTTGGCTACCTCATAGACCAGTGGAGATGGGGTGTGTTCAGTGGGCGTATTCCTACAGATCGGTACAACACTGAGTGGTGGAACCTCAG aacaaaatatcaAGGCATCTGCCCACCCACCACTCGCACAGAGGACCACTTTGATCCTGGGGCAAAATACCACATCCCTGGAAACACGCCATACATCAG ATATTTTGTCAGCTTCATCCTGCAGTTCCAGTTCCATGAGAAACTGTGTGAAGCAGCCCATCACACCGGGCCTTTGCATACATGTGACATCTACCGCTCCGCAGGAGCTGGCGCCATTCTTAA GAAAGTTCTTCAGGCTGGCTCTTCCAAACCTTGGCCTGATATCCTCCAGGATGCTATAGGAACCAACAAAATGAATGCCAGCTCACTCATGAACTACTTTGATCCTGTTATAAAGTGGCTGGAAATGCAAAATGTGAACGAGACATTAGGATGGCCTGACATTGACTGGGTCCCACCCATTCCTGAGGGTTACCCTGAAGATATCA GCAAGAACACAGATGAGGTTGATGCAAAAAGGTTTCTAGATGAGTACAACAAAACGGCTGAGGTGGTGTGGAACGCCTACACTGAAGCCTCATGGAACTACAACACTGACATCACTGAAGCCAATAAGCAGGCGATG CTTGAGAAGAACCTGGAGATGTCGGCCCACACCCTGGAGTATGGACAGAAGGCTCGTGAGTACGACACCACTGACTTCCAGGACGCTTCGGTCAAACGCATCATGAAAAAACTCAGCGACATTGAGAGGGCTGCACTGCCAGCGACAGAGCTGAGAGAG TACAACACTCTTCTATCCAACATGGAGACCAAGTACAGCGTGGCTGAGGTCTGCAGAAGCAATGGGGCGTGCCTCCCACTGGATCCAG ATCTCCAGAAGCTCATGGCCGAGTCCAGGGATTATAATGAACTGTTATTTGCCTGGAAAGGATGGAGAGACGCTGCAGGAAAAACAATTCGTCAGGATTACCAGAGATATGTTGAACTGGCCAACAAAGCTGCCAAACTTAATG GTCACTCTGACAATGGGGCTTTCTGGCGCTCCTTGTATGAGACTCCAACCTTTGAGGAAGACCTGGAGactctgtggagggagctggaACCGCTCTATAAGAACCTACATGCCTACGTTCGCAGGGCCCTTTACAAAAAGTATGGTCCGGACTACATCAACCTGAAGGGACCCATTCCTGCTCATTTGTTGG GCAACATGTGGGCACAGTCCTGGTCTGGCATTATGGATTTGGCGATGCCCTACCCACATGCCACACAGGTTGATGCCACTCCAGCTATGGTGTCACAG GGCTGGAGCCCCACCAGAATGTTTCAGGAATCGGACGCATTTTTCACCTCTCTTGGTCTGCTGCCAATGCCCCCAGAATTTTGGAGCAAGTCCATGCTGTGGAAGCCGACTGACGGGCGCCAGGTGGTGTGCCACGCATCAGCATGGGACTTTTATAACCGAAAAGACTTCAG GATCAAACAGTGCACTGTTGTGACGATGGATGACCTGATCACGGTGCACCATGAGATGGGCCACGTCCAGTACTTCCTGCAGTACAAAGACCAGCCTGTGTCTTTCCGTGATGGAGCCAACCCTGGTTTCCATGAGGCCATTGGCGATGTACTAGCTCTGTCTGTATCCACACCCAAACATCTGAATAGCATCGGCCTCCTGGACAAAGTTGAGAGCAACCACG AGAGTGACATCAACTTCCTGATGAGCATGGCACTTGACAAGATTGCTTTCCTACCGTTTGGATACCTGATGGACCAGTGGAGATGGAAGGTATTTGACGGACGCATCTCGTCATCTGAGTATAACAAAGAGTGGTGGAACCTCAG AATGAAGTACCAGGGACTGTGTCCACCTGTAGCTCGCACGGAGGACGACTTCGACCCTGGTGCAAAGTTCCATATCCCTGCTAATGTTCCCTACGTCAG GTACTTTGTCAGCTTCATCATCCAGTTTCAGTTCCACCAAGCTCTATGTAATGCTGCCAATCATGATGGGCCCCTTCATACCTGCGATATCTACAAATCTAAAGAAGCTGGGAAGCTGCTGAG TGATGTGATGAAGCTGGGCTTCAGTAAGCCCTGGCCTGAGGCTATGACCATGATCACTGGCCAGCCCAAAATGAGTGCCCAGCCACTCATGGAGTATTTCAAACCCCTCATTGACTGGCTTGAGGCAGAGAACAACAAGAACAATGACATTCGCGGGTGGCCTGAGTACGACTGGAAACCTTCTAGCCCAA GTAAAGTGAACTTCCTGGGTATGAGTGTTGGGAGCTCAGCTGCCATCGCTGGCCAGTGGGTCCTGTTGGTCCTTGGCCTGGTCCTCTTGGTGGCCACCATTCTTTTGGCCTATAAGTACAGGAAGTCAAGAAAGCCTCAAAAGTCCTTATCCACGATGGAACTCAAGCAAAAGGACTAG